The following are encoded in a window of Pristis pectinata isolate sPriPec2 chromosome 1, sPriPec2.1.pri, whole genome shotgun sequence genomic DNA:
- the LOC127579469 gene encoding uncharacterized protein C14orf132 yields MDLSFMAAQIPVMTGAFMDSPIDECNTDFSLFNSSTNVNDAPSAPNQLEEPAPPSNDAIWLWIAIIATIGNIVVVGVVYAFTF; encoded by the coding sequence ATCCCTGTTATGACAGGTGCCTTCATGGATTCGCCCATCGACGAATGCAACACCGACTTCTCTCTCTTTAATTCCTCGACCAACGTGAATGACGCACCCTCGGCTCCAAACCAGCTTGAGGAACCTGCCCCACCCTCCAACGATGCCATCTGGTTATGGATTGCGATTATAGCCACCATCGGGAACATTGTGGTGGTTGGCGTTGTATATGCCTTCACTTTTTAG